A portion of the Streptomyces erythrochromogenes genome contains these proteins:
- a CDS encoding response regulator produces the protein MTAPARILLADDHALVRSGVRLILDAEADLTVVAEADDGADAVLRAREDPGLDLAILDIAMPRQTGLQAARELSRLRPGLRILMLTMYDNEQYFFEALRAGASGYVPKSVADRDLVEACRAALRDEPFIYPGAETTLIRTYLDRARTGEDLPARPITEREEEILKLVAEGHTSKEIGDLLVISAKTVERHRANLLQKLGLRDRLELTRYAIRVGLIEP, from the coding sequence ATGACCGCACCGGCCCGCATCCTGCTCGCCGACGACCACGCCCTCGTCCGCAGCGGCGTACGGCTCATCCTCGACGCCGAGGCGGATCTGACCGTCGTCGCCGAAGCCGACGACGGCGCGGACGCCGTCCTCCGCGCCCGTGAGGACCCCGGCCTGGACCTGGCCATCCTCGACATCGCGATGCCCCGCCAGACCGGCCTGCAGGCCGCCCGCGAGCTCTCCCGGCTGCGACCGGGGCTGCGGATCCTGATGCTGACCATGTACGACAACGAGCAGTACTTCTTCGAGGCCCTCAGAGCCGGTGCCAGCGGCTACGTGCCGAAGTCCGTCGCCGACCGCGACCTCGTCGAGGCCTGTCGTGCGGCCCTGCGCGACGAGCCGTTCATCTACCCCGGCGCCGAGACCACGCTGATCCGCACCTACCTCGACCGCGCCCGCACCGGCGAGGACCTCCCGGCACGGCCCATCACGGAACGCGAGGAGGAGATCCTCAAGCTCGTCGCCGAGGGCCACACCTCGAAGGAGATCGGCGACCTCCTCGTGATCAGCGCCAAGACGGTCGAACGCCACCGCGCCAACCTGCTGCAGAAACTCGGCCTGCGCGACCGCCTGGAGCTCACCCGCTACGCCATCCGCGTCGGCCTCATCGAACCCTGA
- a CDS encoding cation:proton antiporter regulatory subunit, whose protein sequence is MRTTPLPGIGVQYDLTTREHRNLSVIAHRDGTRTVSLYRADDPDACAESLHLTGPETASLIDALMPAHHSPNVLHTTDLGLVAERVELSAHSHWNGRVLGETRMRTETGVSVVAVLRRAEARPSPAPDFRLAGGDTLILIGTREGVDAAAAILGRE, encoded by the coding sequence ATGCGTACGACGCCGCTGCCCGGCATCGGCGTCCAGTACGACCTCACCACCCGCGAACACCGCAACCTGTCGGTCATCGCACACCGGGACGGCACCCGCACGGTCAGCCTGTACCGGGCGGACGATCCGGATGCCTGCGCCGAGTCGCTGCACCTGACGGGGCCGGAGACGGCCTCGCTGATCGATGCGCTGATGCCGGCGCACCACAGCCCGAACGTGCTGCACACCACCGACCTGGGGCTGGTCGCCGAGCGCGTCGAACTCTCCGCGCACTCGCACTGGAACGGCCGCGTGCTGGGCGAGACCCGGATGCGCACCGAGACCGGCGTCTCGGTCGTGGCGGTGCTGCGGCGGGCCGAGGCCCGTCCCTCCCCGGCCCCCGACTTCCGCCTGGCCGGCGGCGACACCCTCATCCTGATCGGCACCCGCGAGGGCGTAGACGCCGCCGCGGCGATACTCGGCAGGGAGTGA
- a CDS encoding HAMP domain-containing sensor histidine kinase, producing the protein MSLYWRIFLLNAAVLVVAVLLLFGPVTVSTPVLFGEAIVLVAGLVAMLVLNAVLLRIGLAPLGRLSRAMATVDLLKPGVRPQVTGQGEIAELTGTFNTMLDRLEAERATSSGRVLSALEDERQRIAQELHDEVGQTLTAVLLQIKHAADRIPEPVRADLHQAQETTRASLDEIRRIARRLRPGVLEELGLHSALRSLAAEFTTSRLGVSARITPGLPALDAATELVLYRVAQEGLTNAARHSGATRVEVHLRPVPGGGTSLLVRDNGRGLGGAPEGAGIRGMRERVLLIDAELLVGAGPDGGTDVCLNVTADRHGGTSS; encoded by the coding sequence ATGTCGTTGTACTGGCGGATCTTCCTGCTGAACGCCGCCGTGCTCGTCGTCGCGGTGCTGTTGCTCTTCGGTCCGGTCACGGTGTCGACGCCGGTGCTGTTCGGCGAGGCGATCGTGCTGGTCGCCGGGCTGGTCGCGATGCTCGTCCTGAACGCCGTGCTGCTGCGGATCGGGCTGGCCCCGCTGGGGCGGCTGAGCCGGGCGATGGCGACCGTCGACCTCCTGAAGCCGGGCGTCCGGCCGCAGGTCACGGGCCAGGGTGAGATCGCCGAGCTGACCGGGACGTTCAACACGATGCTGGACCGGCTCGAAGCGGAACGGGCCACCAGCAGCGGACGGGTCCTGTCCGCGCTGGAGGACGAGCGCCAGCGCATCGCGCAGGAACTCCACGACGAGGTCGGGCAGACCCTGACCGCGGTCCTCCTCCAGATCAAGCACGCCGCCGACCGGATCCCCGAGCCGGTGCGCGCCGATCTGCACCAGGCGCAGGAGACCACCCGGGCGAGCCTCGACGAGATCCGGCGCATCGCGCGCCGGCTGCGCCCGGGGGTCCTGGAGGAACTCGGCCTGCACAGCGCACTGCGCTCGCTGGCCGCGGAGTTCACCACGTCCCGACTGGGCGTCAGCGCCCGCATCACGCCGGGGCTGCCGGCCCTGGACGCGGCCACGGAGCTGGTGCTGTACCGGGTCGCGCAGGAGGGGCTGACCAACGCCGCCCGCCACTCGGGGGCGACCCGGGTGGAGGTGCACCTGCGTCCGGTGCCGGGCGGGGGTACGTCGCTGCTGGTCCGCGACAACGGCCGGGGGCTCGGCGGCGCCCCGGAGGGTGCCGGGATCCGCGGGATGCGCGAGCGCGTACTGCTGATCGACGCCGAACTGCTCGTCGGGGCCGGGCCGGACGGCGGCACCGATGTGTGCCTGAACGTCACTGCAGACCGACACGGGGGAACCAGCTCATGA
- a CDS encoding ScbR family autoregulator-binding transcription factor — MARARQERAEITRQAILDGAAVAFDDCGFEGTSLSDVVKHAGVTKGALYFHFPSKQALARTLMDEQFQVSEHLAAIENPGLQTVIDLTHQMAHGLRTNVRIRAGIRLVIEFGSFTSPDPTPYDAWIDTCRGCLTPAQQGGDIHATLDVDALSALLVGAFTGIQVTSHVRTRRQDLHNRVTDMWNFLLPTIVPANRMARFHPTGTSQSYGAPVG; from the coding sequence GTGGCGAGGGCCAGACAGGAACGGGCCGAGATCACCCGTCAGGCCATCCTCGACGGCGCGGCCGTCGCGTTCGACGACTGCGGGTTCGAGGGCACCAGCCTCAGCGACGTCGTCAAGCACGCCGGAGTCACCAAGGGAGCCCTCTACTTCCACTTCCCGTCCAAGCAGGCACTCGCCCGCACGCTGATGGACGAACAGTTCCAGGTCTCGGAGCACCTCGCGGCGATCGAGAACCCGGGGCTGCAGACCGTCATCGACCTGACCCACCAGATGGCCCACGGGCTGCGCACCAACGTCCGCATCCGCGCCGGCATCCGCCTGGTCATCGAGTTCGGTTCTTTCACCAGCCCCGACCCGACCCCCTACGACGCCTGGATCGACACCTGCCGCGGCTGCCTGACACCGGCCCAGCAGGGCGGTGACATCCACGCCACGCTGGACGTGGACGCCCTCTCGGCCCTCCTCGTCGGAGCGTTCACCGGCATCCAGGTCACCTCGCACGTCCGCACCCGCCGCCAGGACCTCCACAACCGTGTCACGGACATGTGGAACTTCCTCCTCCCCACCATCGTCCCCGCGAACCGGATGGCTCGCTTCCATCCCACGGGGACGTCGCAGTCGTACGGCGCGCCCGTCGGCTGA
- a CDS encoding helix-turn-helix domain-containing protein produces MGTVNGIAREIFRYLTTPVTVPDVSDLRPPRRAKNITPATVAEHFGVRPAVISCIERGTRRDDDLAGAYRNRFTAA; encoded by the coding sequence GTGGGTACCGTCAACGGCATCGCCCGGGAGATCTTCCGCTACCTCACCACACCGGTCACCGTCCCGGACGTCTCCGACCTGCGGCCTCCACGCCGGGCCAAGAACATCACCCCGGCCACCGTCGCCGAGCACTTCGGCGTCCGGCCCGCCGTGATCTCCTGCATCGAACGCGGCACACGCCGCGACGACGACCTGGCAGGCGCCTACCGCAACCGGTTCACCGCCGCTTGA
- a CDS encoding epoxide hydrolase family protein, translating to MDAPESGLQVFRLDVDQRELDDLGARLARVRWPDELPGVGRSYGLPLERVRELVAYWRDGYDWRAAEARLNEWPQFTTVIDGTRVHFAHVRSPEPDAAPLLMTHGWPGSFVEFQRVVGPLTDPRAHGGDPADAFHLVLPSIPGFALSGPTTETGWEFKRVARAFGVLMERLGYRAYGVQGGDWGAAISRELGRIRPDRVTGVHLNLLPGGGATTEPDEAELAVLSPAEQDLTRASWERYRNWARERQGYADIQATRPQTLAYALNDSPVGLLAWIAEKFDEWSDPGCPVDRDQLLTNVMLYWLTGTAGSAARIYYERAHADYAGKRPEVSSTPTALAVFPHDNFIPLRHVAARTDAVVRWTSFDRGGHFPAMEVPDLLVGDVRAFFRRLR from the coding sequence ATGGATGCTCCCGAGTCAGGTCTGCAGGTGTTCCGGCTGGACGTTGACCAGCGCGAGCTGGACGATCTCGGTGCGCGGCTCGCGCGGGTCCGGTGGCCGGATGAACTGCCCGGAGTGGGTCGGTCCTACGGCCTTCCGCTGGAGCGCGTACGGGAGCTCGTCGCGTACTGGCGCGACGGCTACGACTGGCGGGCCGCCGAAGCGCGGCTGAACGAATGGCCGCAGTTCACCACGGTCATCGACGGGACCCGCGTGCACTTCGCACACGTGCGCTCGCCCGAGCCGGACGCGGCGCCGCTGCTGATGACCCACGGCTGGCCCGGGTCGTTCGTGGAGTTCCAGCGGGTCGTCGGCCCGTTGACCGACCCGAGGGCACACGGCGGCGACCCCGCCGACGCCTTCCACCTCGTGCTGCCCAGCATCCCCGGCTTCGCGCTGTCGGGCCCCACGACGGAGACCGGCTGGGAGTTCAAGCGGGTGGCCCGGGCCTTCGGGGTGCTGATGGAACGGCTGGGGTACCGGGCGTACGGAGTGCAGGGCGGCGACTGGGGCGCCGCGATCTCCAGGGAGCTCGGGCGGATCCGGCCCGACCGCGTGACCGGCGTGCACCTGAACCTGCTGCCCGGCGGCGGGGCGACCACCGAACCGGACGAGGCCGAACTGGCCGTGCTGTCCCCGGCCGAGCAGGACCTGACCCGCGCCTCCTGGGAGCGGTACCGAAACTGGGCGCGCGAACGACAGGGGTACGCGGACATCCAGGCGACCCGGCCCCAGACCCTCGCCTACGCGCTGAACGACTCGCCGGTCGGCCTGCTCGCCTGGATCGCCGAGAAGTTCGACGAGTGGAGCGATCCGGGCTGCCCGGTGGACCGGGACCAGCTGCTGACGAACGTGATGCTGTACTGGCTGACCGGAACGGCGGGCAGCGCGGCGCGGATCTACTACGAGCGTGCCCACGCCGACTACGCGGGGAAGCGGCCCGAGGTGTCGTCCACCCCGACCGCGCTGGCCGTGTTCCCCCACGACAACTTCATCCCGCTGCGGCACGTCGCGGCGCGCACCGATGCGGTGGTGCGCTGGACCTCCTTCGACCGCGGCGGGCACTTCCCCGCGATGGAAGTGCCCGACCTGCTGGTGGGAGACGTACGGGCGTTCTTCCGCCGGCTCCGGTGA
- a CDS encoding PP2C family protein-serine/threonine phosphatase, with product MVNGSAINYRAVFHALTGAVALLAPDLVYLDVNEAYLSVSGRTREELVGRRLFDVFPDNPNDPEATGSLNLRASLERVVATGERDTMALQRYDVEDPERPGVWQERYWSPVNVPVLASDGSVALLVHRVEEVTELIRARGARSGPGSTHVLESELYTRARELQELNERLRQAHAREREVALHLQEAMLPAPSPHHRAAVRYRPAAAALNVCGDWYDLVDTPGCTVVAVGDVVGHGLGAAGVMGQLRSALSAASLVAEGPAQALEVLGLYARSVAGAESTTAVSVFIDWNSRTLTYSSAGHLPPALCDPDGTVVFLDRATDPPLGARPEHAPRPQARTDFTEGSLLVLYTDGLVERRREDIDTGLGRLADALARHRAADPGAIADALLAELVPPVGVTDDTVLVVLRLEGQADTPTGLHEHA from the coding sequence ATCGTGAACGGATCCGCGATCAATTACCGGGCGGTGTTCCACGCGCTCACGGGCGCGGTCGCCCTGCTGGCCCCGGACCTCGTGTACCTGGACGTCAACGAGGCGTACCTGTCCGTGTCCGGCCGCACCCGCGAGGAACTCGTCGGCCGCCGTCTGTTCGACGTCTTCCCCGACAACCCCAACGATCCGGAGGCGACGGGCTCACTGAACCTGCGCGCCTCACTCGAGCGGGTCGTGGCCACCGGGGAGCGCGACACCATGGCCCTGCAGCGCTACGACGTGGAGGACCCCGAACGCCCCGGGGTGTGGCAGGAGCGGTACTGGAGCCCCGTCAACGTCCCGGTCCTCGCCTCCGACGGCAGCGTGGCGCTGCTGGTGCACCGGGTGGAGGAGGTCACCGAGCTGATCCGGGCCCGGGGCGCGCGCAGCGGCCCGGGCTCCACCCACGTCCTGGAATCCGAGCTCTACACACGCGCCCGGGAACTCCAGGAACTCAACGAGCGGCTGCGGCAGGCCCACGCCCGCGAGCGAGAGGTGGCCCTCCACCTCCAGGAGGCGATGCTCCCGGCGCCGAGCCCGCACCATCGGGCGGCCGTGCGCTACCGGCCCGCCGCCGCGGCCCTGAACGTGTGCGGGGACTGGTACGACCTCGTCGACACCCCCGGCTGCACCGTCGTCGCCGTCGGGGACGTCGTCGGCCACGGACTGGGCGCGGCCGGGGTCATGGGACAGCTGCGCAGTGCCCTGTCCGCCGCCTCGCTCGTCGCCGAGGGACCCGCGCAGGCCCTGGAGGTCCTCGGCCTCTACGCCCGTTCGGTCGCGGGCGCCGAGTCCACCACCGCCGTCTCGGTCTTCATCGACTGGAACAGCCGCACCCTCACGTACAGCAGCGCCGGCCACCTGCCGCCCGCCCTCTGCGACCCCGACGGCACCGTCGTCTTCCTCGACCGGGCCACCGACCCGCCGCTCGGGGCCCGCCCCGAACACGCGCCGCGCCCCCAGGCCCGTACGGACTTCACCGAGGGCTCGCTCCTCGTCCTGTACACCGACGGGCTCGTCGAGCGCCGCCGCGAGGACATCGACACGGGCCTGGGCCGGCTCGCCGACGCCCTCGCCCGGCACCGGGCCGCCGATCCCGGCGCGATCGCGGACGCCCTCCTGGCCGAACTCGTGCCGCCCGTCGGCGTCACCGACGACACGGTCCTGGTCGTCCTCCGCCTGGAAGGACAGGCCGACACGCCCACCGGATTGCATGAACATGCGTGA
- a CDS encoding cation:proton antiporter produces the protein MHSAVFLIEFGAIILGLGLLGRVAGRLKFSPIPLYLLAGLAFGTGGLLPLGASEEFVAIGAEIGVILLLLMLGLEYTASDLVSNLKTQYPAGIVDFTLNALPGAAAALLLGWGPVAAVVLAGVTWISSSGVIAKVMGDLGRLGNRETPVILSILVLEDLAMAVYLPIITALLAGVSLAAGSLTLAIALGVAGAVLFVAVRYGRLISRFVSSDDPEKLLLVVLGLTLLVAGIAQQLQVSAAVGAFLVGIALSGEVAEGTHTLLSPLRDLFAAVFFVFFGLHTDPASIPPVLLPALALAVVTAGTKIATGYWAAKRAGIGVKGRWRAGGTLVARGEFSIVIAGLAVTAGIEPELGPLATAYVLILVVIGPLTARYTQPLAARFAERRRTGGRSADPVPEAATALPEPASRER, from the coding sequence GTGCACTCTGCCGTCTTCCTCATCGAGTTCGGAGCGATCATCCTCGGACTGGGCCTGCTGGGCCGGGTCGCGGGCCGCCTGAAGTTCTCGCCCATACCCCTGTACCTGCTCGCCGGGCTGGCCTTCGGCACCGGCGGCCTCCTGCCGCTGGGCGCGAGCGAGGAGTTCGTCGCCATCGGCGCCGAGATCGGCGTCATCCTCCTGCTGCTGATGCTGGGTCTGGAGTACACCGCCAGCGACCTCGTCTCCAACCTCAAGACCCAGTACCCCGCGGGGATCGTCGACTTCACCCTCAACGCCCTGCCCGGCGCCGCCGCGGCCCTGCTCCTGGGGTGGGGGCCGGTCGCCGCCGTAGTCCTCGCCGGCGTCACCTGGATCTCCTCCTCCGGCGTCATCGCCAAGGTCATGGGAGACCTCGGCCGGCTCGGCAACCGCGAGACCCCGGTCATCCTCAGCATCCTGGTCCTCGAAGACCTGGCCATGGCCGTCTACCTACCGATCATCACCGCCCTGCTCGCCGGAGTGAGCCTGGCGGCGGGCAGCCTCACCCTCGCCATCGCCCTCGGCGTCGCGGGAGCCGTCCTGTTCGTCGCCGTCCGCTACGGCCGGCTCATCTCCCGCTTCGTCTCCAGCGACGACCCGGAGAAACTGCTGCTCGTCGTCCTCGGCCTGACCCTGCTGGTGGCGGGCATCGCCCAGCAGCTGCAGGTCTCCGCCGCCGTCGGGGCCTTCCTCGTCGGCATCGCCCTGTCCGGCGAGGTCGCCGAGGGCACCCACACGCTGCTCAGCCCGCTGCGGGACCTGTTCGCCGCCGTGTTCTTCGTGTTCTTCGGCCTGCACACCGACCCGGCGAGCATCCCGCCGGTCCTGCTGCCCGCGCTCGCGCTCGCAGTCGTCACCGCCGGTACGAAGATCGCCACCGGCTACTGGGCGGCCAAGCGCGCCGGTATCGGCGTCAAGGGCCGCTGGCGGGCGGGCGGCACGCTCGTGGCCCGCGGCGAGTTCTCCATCGTCATCGCCGGACTCGCCGTCACCGCCGGCATCGAACCGGAGCTGGGTCCGCTCGCCACCGCCTACGTCCTCATCCTCGTCGTCATCGGACCGCTCACCGCCCGCTACACCCAGCCGCTCGCGGCCCGGTTCGCCGAGCGCCGGCGCACTGGTGGCCGGTCCGCCGACCCGGTGCCGGAAGCCGCGACGGCCCTGCCGGAACCGGCCTCCCGGGAGCGCTGA
- the argG gene encoding argininosuccinate synthase, which translates to MSKVLTSLPTGERVGIAFSGGLDTSVAVAWMRDKGAVPCTYTADIGQYDEPDIASVPARASAYGAEIARLVDCRAALVEEGLAALTCGAFHIRSGGRAYFNTTPLGRAVTGTLLVRAMLEDDVQIWGDGSTFKGNDIERFYRYGLLANPHLRIYKPWLDADFVTELGGRKEMSEWLLAHGLPYRDSTEKAYSTDANIWGATHEAKTLEHLDTGVETVEPIMGVRFWDPSVEIAAEDVTIGFDQGRPVTINGKEFASAVDLVMEANAIGGRHGLGMSDQIENRIIEAKSRGIYEAPGMALLHAAYERLVNAIHNEDTLAQYHNEGRRLGRLMYEGRWLDPQALMIRESLQRWVGAAVTGEVTLRLRRGEDYSVMDTTGPAFSYHPDKLSMERTEDSAFGPVDRIGQLTMRNLDIADSRAKLEQYAALGIVGNTHETLIGAAQAASTGLIGAMPEGGAEVIASRGRAEGDDEQMLDRAAMEFGTD; encoded by the coding sequence ATGTCTAAGGTCCTCACCTCCCTTCCCACCGGCGAGCGCGTCGGCATCGCCTTCTCCGGCGGACTCGACACCTCCGTCGCGGTCGCGTGGATGCGCGACAAGGGTGCCGTCCCGTGCACCTACACCGCCGACATCGGCCAGTACGACGAGCCCGACATCGCATCGGTGCCCGCCCGGGCCTCGGCGTACGGCGCCGAGATCGCCCGTCTGGTCGACTGCCGCGCCGCGCTGGTCGAGGAGGGGCTGGCCGCGCTCACCTGCGGCGCCTTCCACATCCGCTCCGGCGGCCGGGCGTACTTCAACACGACGCCGCTGGGCCGCGCCGTCACCGGCACCCTGCTGGTCCGCGCGATGCTCGAGGACGACGTCCAGATCTGGGGCGACGGCTCGACCTTCAAGGGCAACGACATCGAGCGGTTCTACCGCTACGGCCTGCTGGCCAACCCGCACCTGCGCATCTACAAGCCCTGGCTCGACGCGGACTTCGTCACCGAGCTCGGTGGCCGCAAGGAGATGTCGGAGTGGCTGCTCGCCCACGGCCTCCCCTACCGCGACAGCACCGAGAAGGCCTACTCCACCGACGCCAACATCTGGGGCGCCACCCACGAGGCCAAGACCCTGGAGCACCTCGACACCGGCGTCGAAACCGTCGAGCCGATCATGGGCGTGCGGTTCTGGGACCCTTCGGTGGAGATCGCCGCCGAGGACGTCACCATCGGGTTCGACCAGGGCCGCCCGGTCACGATCAACGGCAAGGAGTTCGCCTCCGCCGTCGATCTGGTGATGGAGGCCAACGCCATCGGCGGCCGTCACGGCCTGGGCATGTCCGACCAGATCGAGAACCGGATCATCGAGGCCAAGAGCCGCGGCATCTACGAGGCCCCCGGCATGGCGCTGCTGCACGCGGCGTACGAGCGCCTCGTCAACGCGATCCACAACGAGGACACCCTCGCGCAGTACCACAACGAGGGCCGGCGTCTGGGCCGCCTCATGTACGAGGGCCGCTGGCTGGACCCGCAGGCGCTGATGATCCGCGAGTCCCTCCAGCGCTGGGTCGGCGCGGCCGTCACCGGCGAGGTCACGCTGCGGCTGCGGCGCGGCGAGGACTACTCGGTCATGGACACCACGGGCCCGGCGTTCAGCTACCACCCGGACAAGCTCTCCATGGAGCGCACCGAGGACTCGGCCTTCGGCCCGGTGGACCGGATCGGCCAGCTCACCATGCGCAACCTCGACATCGCCGACTCGCGCGCCAAGCTGGAGCAGTACGCCGCGCTCGGCATCGTCGGCAACACGCACGAGACGCTCATCGGGGCCGCCCAGGCCGCCTCGACCGGGCTGATCGGCGCGATGCCGGAGGGCGGCGCCGAGGTCATCGCCTCCCGCGGCCGCGCCGAGGGCGACGACGAGCAGATGCTCGACCGCGCCGCGATGGAGTTCGGCACCGACTGA
- a CDS encoding TetR/AcrR family transcriptional regulator, with translation MPKRVDHEERRTQIAEALVRVAGRRGLHAVGMRDVAAEAGVSLRLVQYYFQTKEKLLFYGLQHLTDRFTARVGARLSAVGPDPGPRATIEAILLASLPTDEESRTFHLLYSSYSILSVTDDALAAQPFIDNPDAAENALTGLIRQAQEAGLADPDADARTEAISLLAMTATMGTSILVGQRQPESAVAVLHHHLDRIFTTARRPAPGGPPAAGEGRRVDG, from the coding sequence ATGCCGAAGCGCGTGGACCACGAGGAGCGGCGGACGCAGATCGCCGAGGCGCTCGTCCGGGTCGCCGGACGGCGCGGACTGCACGCCGTCGGGATGCGCGACGTGGCGGCCGAGGCCGGTGTGTCACTCCGGCTCGTGCAGTACTACTTCCAGACCAAGGAGAAGCTGCTCTTCTACGGGCTGCAGCACCTCACCGACCGCTTCACCGCCCGCGTGGGGGCCCGCCTGAGCGCCGTCGGCCCGGATCCCGGCCCGCGCGCGACGATCGAGGCGATCCTCCTGGCCTCCCTGCCCACCGACGAGGAGAGCCGCACCTTCCATCTCCTCTACAGCTCCTACTCGATCCTGTCCGTGACGGACGACGCCCTCGCCGCCCAGCCGTTCATCGACAATCCGGATGCCGCCGAGAACGCCCTGACCGGCCTGATCCGGCAGGCCCAGGAGGCCGGCCTGGCCGATCCGGACGCCGACGCGCGCACGGAGGCGATCAGCCTCCTCGCGATGACGGCGACCATGGGCACCAGCATCCTCGTCGGCCAGCGGCAGCCGGAGTCGGCCGTGGCGGTGCTCCACCACCACCTGGACCGGATCTTCACCACCGCGCGGCGACCCGCACCCGGCGGCCCGCCGGCCGCCGGGGAGGGCCGGCGCGTCGACGGGTGA
- a CDS encoding alpha/beta fold hydrolase, with product MTQNATRPRVSRDIGHYVNDTLRDRYFAACDALYALGAPARSETDVETSFGTTRVYRYGPTDPAAESRTPVVLIHGSGGCSAQWYPNTRALSADRPVYALDTPGDPGRSVHREPMWQPERAAQWMDEALDALGLDEVHLVGSSYGGWLVINQVHRRPGRLASVTALDPGGLEKVGLRFFVWIFASLFATYAPKAWRPRLAKWLEQPVIIVPELRAMIQAGVRAFRIRRPAPLPLSDAELGSIRTPFYLIMGKRSLLVHPQRQLERVPRVIPGARAEIVAATGHGPQIDHPDLVNARMLAFMEDIDSRNA from the coding sequence GTGACCCAGAACGCGACCCGACCCCGCGTGAGCCGCGACATCGGCCACTACGTGAACGACACCCTGCGGGACCGGTACTTCGCCGCCTGTGACGCCCTCTACGCGCTGGGCGCGCCCGCCCGCTCCGAGACTGACGTGGAGACGAGCTTCGGCACCACGCGCGTCTACCGCTACGGCCCCACGGACCCGGCGGCCGAGTCCCGTACACCCGTGGTCCTGATACACGGTTCGGGAGGCTGCTCCGCCCAGTGGTACCCCAACACCCGCGCCCTCAGCGCCGACCGCCCCGTCTACGCCCTCGACACTCCCGGCGACCCCGGCCGCAGCGTCCACCGCGAACCCATGTGGCAGCCCGAGCGTGCGGCCCAGTGGATGGACGAGGCCCTCGACGCGCTCGGCCTGGACGAGGTCCACCTGGTCGGCTCCTCGTACGGCGGCTGGCTGGTCATCAACCAGGTCCACCGGCGGCCCGGACGGCTCGCCTCGGTCACCGCCCTCGATCCGGGCGGCCTGGAGAAGGTGGGCCTGCGCTTCTTCGTCTGGATCTTCGCCAGCCTCTTCGCCACCTACGCCCCCAAGGCGTGGCGCCCCCGCCTCGCCAAGTGGCTGGAACAGCCGGTGATCATCGTCCCCGAGCTCCGCGCGATGATCCAGGCCGGCGTCCGGGCCTTCCGGATCCGCCGCCCCGCTCCGCTGCCGCTGTCGGACGCCGAACTGGGCTCCATCCGGACGCCGTTCTACCTGATCATGGGCAAGCGCAGCCTGCTCGTGCACCCGCAGCGGCAGTTGGAGCGCGTACCGCGCGTCATCCCCGGCGCCCGCGCCGAGATCGTCGCCGCAACCGGCCACGGACCGCAGATCGACCACCCCGACCTGGTCAACGCCCGGATGCTGGCCTTCATGGAGGACATCGACTCCCGCAACGCCTGA
- a CDS encoding VOC family protein, producing MNWTIEVVPVPVTDMDRAKAFYAEKIGFDVDLDDEVAPGVRVIQLTPPGSRCSIALLQGMPTPPDAKVMAPGTLHGLQMCVTDIDAAHATLTERGVAVSPVRHVGETGWEDGKGGTWNSFLSFNDPDGNGWVLQEAPSDLSER from the coding sequence GTGAACTGGACCATCGAAGTCGTTCCCGTCCCCGTCACCGACATGGACCGTGCGAAGGCCTTCTACGCCGAGAAGATCGGTTTCGACGTCGACCTCGACGACGAGGTCGCCCCCGGAGTGCGCGTCATCCAGCTGACGCCGCCCGGCTCCCGGTGCTCCATCGCCCTGCTCCAGGGCATGCCGACACCGCCCGACGCGAAGGTCATGGCTCCGGGCACCCTGCACGGGCTGCAGATGTGCGTCACCGACATCGACGCCGCCCACGCGACCCTGACGGAGCGCGGGGTGGCCGTCTCCCCCGTCCGCCACGTCGGCGAGACAGGGTGGGAGGACGGCAAGGGCGGCACCTGGAACTCCTTCCTCTCCTTCAACGACCCGGACGGCAACGGCTGGGTGCTCCAGGAGGCCCCCTCGGACCTCAGCGAACGCTGA